Proteins from one Niallia circulans genomic window:
- a CDS encoding VOC family protein translates to MKVNKVHHIAIICSNYQVSKSFYVDILGFKPIREVFREERNSYKLDLMVNDVYQLELFSFPNPKKRPSYPEAAGLRHIAFEVDDIAETVSYLQSQSIEVEDIRRDEFTDKRFTFFADPDGLPIEIYEK, encoded by the coding sequence ATGAAAGTCAATAAAGTACATCATATAGCGATTATTTGCAGTAATTATCAAGTATCTAAGTCCTTTTATGTCGATATTCTAGGATTTAAACCGATTAGAGAGGTGTTTCGAGAAGAACGTAATTCATATAAACTCGACCTTATGGTTAACGATGTTTATCAGCTAGAACTATTCTCATTTCCTAATCCAAAGAAAAGGCCGAGTTATCCAGAAGCAGCAGGCTTGCGACATATCGCATTTGAGGTGGATGACATTGCTGAAACGGTATCTTATTTACAAAGTCAATCTATCGAAGTGGAAGATATTCGCCGTGATGAGTTTACAGATAAAAGATTTACATTTTTTGCAGATCCGGATGGACTGCCTATCGAAATTTATGAGAAATGA
- a CDS encoding CDP-glycerol glycerophosphotransferase family protein, with translation MIRELAISFYLMLFSLLFRISSLFQQQKKIVFCVSFPENTLDINEKLIKNAANSRSIFLATTAQTKRMLEENQIGEVLDFTPRKPLHFLTGIQHLATAKVVVLDNYFGFLSSIRFKPNVKVLQIWHAAGAIKTFGLKDSSIQSRTSKANQRFKDVYSQFQYVITGSHEMDTIFHEAFSTQEQQIIHTGIPRTDIFFDEARKNNTIKKIYSEYPQFENKKIVLYAPTFRGGNNGITNAKLDLPLLKTKLSDDTIMLIRLHPSIKEKANIPEMDGTVFDVSQYPYINDLLLITDLLITDYSSIPFEYSFMRRPMIFFPYDLEGYAKDRGFWTDYEKLVPGPVAYTTEELAIILEKDSYDLERIDSFHRRWNEYSTGKSSENVAALITKWLDD, from the coding sequence ATGATAAGGGAACTTGCGATTTCCTTCTATTTAATGCTATTTTCTTTGTTGTTTCGGATTAGCAGTCTATTCCAGCAACAAAAGAAAATAGTTTTTTGTGTGTCTTTTCCAGAAAATACGCTGGATATAAATGAAAAGCTTATAAAAAACGCTGCAAATAGCCGATCTATCTTTCTTGCAACAACAGCACAAACGAAAAGAATGCTCGAAGAAAATCAAATTGGTGAAGTGCTTGATTTCACACCACGTAAGCCACTGCATTTCCTTACAGGAATACAGCATCTTGCGACAGCAAAAGTAGTTGTACTTGATAATTATTTCGGTTTTCTATCTAGCATTCGATTTAAGCCAAATGTTAAAGTGCTGCAAATCTGGCATGCTGCTGGTGCAATCAAAACGTTCGGCTTAAAGGATTCAAGTATTCAGTCGCGGACAAGCAAAGCAAATCAGCGATTCAAGGATGTATACAGTCAGTTTCAATATGTAATAACTGGGTCACATGAGATGGATACTATTTTCCATGAAGCATTCTCCACCCAAGAGCAGCAAATCATTCACACAGGAATACCTCGTACTGATATTTTCTTTGATGAAGCAAGAAAAAACAACACAATCAAAAAAATATACAGCGAGTATCCACAGTTTGAAAACAAAAAAATCGTATTATATGCCCCAACCTTTAGAGGCGGAAATAATGGGATTACAAATGCCAAGCTTGATTTACCATTATTAAAAACGAAGCTCAGTGATGATACTATTATGCTAATTAGACTCCACCCTTCCATTAAAGAAAAGGCAAATATACCTGAAATGGACGGCACTGTCTTTGATGTATCACAATATCCATATATAAATGATTTACTTTTGATTACAGACCTGCTCATCACAGATTATTCCTCTATCCCTTTTGAGTATTCCTTTATGAGAAGACCAATGATATTCTTCCCATATGATCTCGAAGGTTATGCAAAAGATAGAGGATTTTGGACAGATTACGAAAAGCTCGTCCCTGGACCTGTTGCCTATACAACAGAAGAACTGGCCATTATTTTGGAAAAAGACAGCTATGATCTGGAAAGAATAGATTCATTCCATAGACGCTGGAACGAATATTCCACAGGCAAATCAAGTGAGAACGTTGCGGCACTTATAACAAAATGGTTAGACGACTGA
- the galE gene encoding UDP-glucose 4-epimerase GalE, whose product MILVVGGAGYIGSHLVKELAEKEEVIVLDNLATGHQESVDERAVFIKGDLGNAEDLEPIFTKYPIKAVMHFAAFSLVGESVQDPFKYYENNVANTLTLLKTMLKFNVKNFIFSSTAATYGIPEEEIILEKSNTSPINPYGRSKLMVEQILADFHEAYGLNYVVFRYFNAAGAHESGEIGEKHDPETHLIPIILQHLLGQRESISVFGTDYPTEDGTCIRDYIHVTDLAAAHIKGVEALLDGSKQAETYNLGNGVGYSVKEVIETCENVTGKKANVVLAERRAGDPARLVASSNKIYEDLGWKAERGLESIIQSAWEWHKKA is encoded by the coding sequence ATGATACTAGTAGTAGGCGGTGCCGGCTATATCGGCAGTCATCTAGTAAAGGAACTGGCGGAAAAAGAGGAAGTCATCGTCCTTGATAATTTGGCAACAGGTCATCAGGAATCTGTTGATGAAAGAGCAGTATTTATTAAAGGAGATTTAGGGAATGCGGAAGATTTAGAACCGATATTCACTAAATATCCAATTAAAGCTGTCATGCATTTTGCTGCGTTCAGTCTTGTTGGTGAATCAGTGCAGGACCCATTTAAATACTATGAAAATAACGTTGCTAATACTTTAACATTGTTGAAAACGATGCTTAAATTTAATGTGAAAAACTTCATCTTTTCATCAACAGCAGCTACATACGGTATTCCTGAAGAAGAAATTATCTTAGAAAAATCCAATACATCTCCAATTAATCCTTATGGACGTTCTAAGCTGATGGTAGAGCAAATTTTGGCTGATTTTCATGAGGCTTACGGGTTGAATTATGTTGTTTTTCGTTATTTTAATGCTGCAGGTGCACATGAATCAGGGGAGATCGGTGAGAAGCATGACCCTGAAACACATTTGATTCCAATTATATTACAGCATTTATTAGGTCAAAGAGAGTCTATTTCTGTTTTTGGAACAGACTATCCGACAGAGGATGGGACTTGTATCCGCGATTACATCCATGTAACAGATTTGGCAGCTGCTCATATTAAGGGTGTGGAAGCATTATTAGATGGAAGCAAGCAGGCAGAAACGTATAATCTCGGAAATGGTGTAGGTTATTCTGTCAAAGAAGTTATTGAAACATGTGAAAATGTAACAGGCAAAAAGGCAAACGTTGTGTTAGCTGAAAGACGGGCAGGAGATCCTGCAAGACTTGTTGCATCTTCTAATAAAATATATGAGGATCTTGGCTGGAAAGCAGAAAGAGGCTTAGAATCCATTATTCAAAGTGCTTGGGAATGGCATAAAAAAGCATGA
- the tagD gene encoding glycerol-3-phosphate cytidylyltransferase encodes MKKVITYGTFDLLHWGHINILKRAKELGDHLTVALSSDEFNAIKDKKAYHSYENRKMILEAIRYVDEVIPENHWDQKVTDVVDHNIDVFVMGDDWEGKFDFLKDHCEVVYLPRTVGISTSKIKKDLFKVK; translated from the coding sequence ATGAAAAAAGTAATTACTTATGGCACCTTCGATTTATTGCACTGGGGTCATATCAATATTCTTAAAAGAGCAAAAGAACTTGGTGACCATTTGACAGTAGCTCTTTCTAGCGATGAGTTCAATGCAATTAAAGATAAAAAGGCGTATCACAGCTATGAAAACAGAAAAATGATTCTAGAAGCGATCCGTTATGTTGATGAAGTAATTCCTGAAAACCATTGGGATCAAAAGGTTACAGACGTTGTCGACCACAACATCGATGTATTTGTTATGGGAGATGACTGGGAAGGAAAATTCGATTTCTTGAAAGATCATTGTGAGGTTGTTTACCTGCCAAGAACTGTTGGAATTTCTACTTCTAAAATCAAAAAGGATTTATTCAAGGTTAAGTAA
- a CDS encoding PA14 domain-containing protein gives MFFSIFGLFLINPEHKLAAEAGWSGNFYNNTNLSGTGIAAQFPSLHLNWGYDKPQSGVNANNFSASLTTKLNVQEGQRDYFLQTFADDGVRMYVDDKLSIDSWNKSGQTISKPINLTAGVHNVKTEYSEAGGKAILFSDVLPFNSWVGYLYNNTTKKGAPEDALLYTPTNNSDLSFNYGYNAPGAKNIGSNNFSMKLYTYKKLAAGQYVIRTKSDDAIQIFIDNKKVLEKTSPGEEQIIVDVANSSQGSTHAIRVEYVEKTGKSYLDFSITPVKEELAEGSWLAAYYNSTTAAGIGNVYGGNSSTNKISNVFYNWKTAAPNTKTAKDNFSASYYKLVNKGNYFVHTIADDGISASINGQPLFNRWSSSSGKENKAVITNLQSAGILEINYLEKTSSAFVSADVLPYGQWLSYYYANTSLKGVPANKKIIKGDENGAFSFDAGTGSPATGVPVNNYTAQFITAMKLTAGDYVLRYGADDGIRVYVDDKLVLDKWTGSNSAENTMKININDIATSDASKKDVHWIKVQYLEKSGKSKLNFDIKPLQQSVTTSDWLNVFYPNKTLTGTGTVIGGENAETKITSIQYNWNKSAPLAGIPADGFSASFLKKITGGQDYFVSTFADDGMRVKVDNQSVINRWSNSGGVYNNGLMTNLSSGEHVIQADYFDNTGSAFAYADVQPLGNWIAYYYNNTSLTGAPVAAKAVNNSNSMTLTQNFGTAAPATSVHADGFSAKYVTAKRIEAGEYVIRGLSDDGVQVFIDGQPVIDQWNNGSYREKATKVKIADTKDGNIHWIEVRYYDNKGTAKFELSFVPYTAENLVNSTGWYAEYYPKIIDADETPAYTLSDNVKPVVIGGQNSINKITAVNFDWGTGSPASTLGTDKFSAIYRKTVEITEDGLYNFTIEADDGVILEIDGERVINSWESTSSGKREVTGYKLAKGTHEIVLKYYENTGESSVSFEMKKTKAVYTAYDYLNYSLADAAAIQASKSAQTDKKYKAYVREDVFSYISSYSDYGLIKSGSWNVRGGASLDDWIIGKFSTGDKVTISSKTAKDSSGYYWYEVDFYKYYDEIAAATADKPAQYRLAYNYWVNAGPADIQYYLNPDNFINDDKQKLQFLKLSASASLNEAEVNAKILVGKGVFAGKASSFIEAGKQYGINEIYLISHAMLETGNGSSELATGVTVSSVDGKAVEPMKVYNMYGIGAYDASPTLGGSEYAYKHGWTTPEKAIIGGAEFIGKNYINNATYQQDTLYKMRWNSSNPGVHQYATDIGWASKQVNRMKSLYDLLDSYEMYFEIPIYK, from the coding sequence GTGTTTTTTTCTATTTTTGGTCTGTTTTTAATCAACCCTGAGCATAAATTAGCAGCGGAAGCAGGGTGGTCTGGTAATTTTTACAATAATACGAATCTTTCAGGAACTGGAATAGCTGCACAGTTTCCAAGTCTTCACTTGAATTGGGGCTATGATAAACCTCAGAGTGGCGTTAATGCGAATAATTTTTCAGCGTCATTAACAACAAAGCTGAATGTACAAGAAGGCCAGCGCGATTATTTTCTTCAAACCTTTGCTGATGATGGTGTCAGAATGTATGTGGATGATAAGCTATCAATTGATAGCTGGAATAAATCTGGCCAAACAATTTCGAAACCAATCAATTTGACTGCTGGAGTTCATAATGTCAAAACAGAGTATAGTGAGGCAGGAGGCAAAGCAATCCTGTTTTCTGATGTGCTGCCTTTTAACAGCTGGGTTGGCTATTTGTACAATAACACGACAAAAAAAGGTGCTCCAGAGGATGCGCTTCTATATACACCTACTAATAACAGTGATTTGTCTTTTAACTATGGCTATAATGCACCTGGTGCAAAAAATATTGGCAGTAACAACTTTTCAATGAAGCTTTACACATATAAAAAGCTTGCTGCAGGGCAGTATGTTATTCGGACAAAATCAGACGATGCTATCCAAATTTTTATAGATAATAAGAAGGTGCTTGAGAAAACAAGTCCAGGAGAGGAACAAATTATCGTCGATGTGGCTAATTCCTCGCAAGGAAGCACACATGCTATTAGAGTGGAATATGTGGAGAAAACGGGAAAAAGCTATTTAGACTTTTCCATAACACCTGTTAAGGAAGAGCTAGCTGAAGGCTCATGGCTTGCCGCTTATTATAACAGCACAACTGCTGCGGGAATCGGCAATGTTTATGGAGGCAACAGCAGTACAAACAAAATCAGCAATGTGTTTTATAACTGGAAAACTGCTGCACCGAACACAAAAACAGCTAAGGACAATTTTTCTGCTTCCTATTATAAACTAGTAAATAAAGGCAACTACTTTGTTCATACAATTGCTGATGATGGGATAAGTGCGTCTATTAATGGACAGCCATTATTTAATCGCTGGTCATCCTCCTCAGGTAAAGAGAATAAGGCAGTGATTACAAATCTGCAGTCTGCAGGTATATTGGAAATCAACTATTTAGAAAAGACTAGCAGTGCTTTTGTTAGTGCAGATGTTCTTCCGTATGGACAGTGGCTAAGTTATTATTATGCAAATACTAGTTTAAAAGGCGTCCCAGCGAACAAAAAAATTATCAAGGGCGACGAAAACGGGGCATTCAGCTTTGATGCTGGCACTGGCTCTCCTGCTACAGGTGTTCCAGTTAATAATTATACGGCCCAGTTCATTACTGCAATGAAGCTGACTGCAGGTGATTATGTCCTTCGTTATGGTGCAGATGACGGTATACGAGTTTATGTTGATGATAAGCTAGTGCTGGACAAATGGACTGGCTCCAATTCTGCTGAAAACACAATGAAAATCAACATAAATGATATAGCGACATCAGATGCCTCTAAAAAGGATGTTCACTGGATTAAAGTACAGTATTTAGAGAAAAGCGGAAAGTCAAAGCTTAACTTCGACATAAAACCATTACAGCAATCAGTGACAACAAGTGATTGGCTTAATGTGTTTTATCCAAACAAAACGCTAACAGGAACTGGAACTGTAATTGGCGGGGAAAATGCTGAGACAAAAATCACTTCTATTCAGTATAACTGGAATAAAAGTGCGCCTCTTGCTGGTATTCCTGCAGATGGCTTTTCGGCATCCTTCTTGAAAAAAATAACTGGCGGTCAGGATTACTTCGTATCAACATTTGCAGACGATGGCATGCGGGTGAAGGTAGACAATCAATCTGTCATTAATCGCTGGAGTAACTCAGGCGGTGTATATAACAACGGGTTAATGACAAACTTAAGCTCTGGTGAGCATGTTATCCAAGCTGATTATTTTGATAATACAGGCAGTGCTTTTGCTTATGCAGATGTACAGCCATTAGGAAACTGGATTGCCTATTACTATAACAATACGTCACTGACAGGAGCACCGGTCGCAGCTAAGGCTGTTAACAACAGCAACAGCATGACATTGACTCAAAATTTTGGAACAGCAGCACCGGCAACTTCTGTTCATGCAGACGGATTCTCAGCGAAATATGTAACAGCGAAAAGAATCGAAGCTGGGGAGTATGTTATTCGTGGTCTTTCTGATGACGGTGTTCAAGTATTTATTGATGGACAACCAGTCATTGATCAATGGAATAACGGCTCTTACAGAGAGAAGGCTACAAAGGTAAAGATTGCTGATACGAAGGACGGTAATATTCATTGGATAGAAGTGCGTTATTACGATAATAAAGGAACAGCGAAATTCGAGCTTTCTTTTGTCCCATATACTGCTGAAAATCTAGTCAACAGCACTGGCTGGTATGCAGAATATTATCCGAAGATTATCGATGCTGATGAGACTCCTGCTTATACTTTGTCTGACAATGTAAAACCAGTTGTCATCGGCGGACAGAATTCGATTAACAAAATAACAGCTGTTAATTTCGATTGGGGAACTGGATCGCCAGCAAGCACACTTGGTACAGATAAGTTCTCTGCCATTTACAGGAAAACAGTGGAAATAACAGAGGATGGATTGTACAACTTTACGATTGAAGCAGATGATGGAGTCATTCTGGAAATTGATGGTGAAAGAGTGATAAATTCATGGGAGAGCACCTCAAGCGGAAAGCGCGAAGTTACTGGCTATAAGCTTGCGAAGGGGACACATGAAATTGTGCTTAAATATTATGAGAATACTGGTGAATCTTCTGTTAGCTTTGAAATGAAGAAAACAAAAGCTGTCTATACAGCATATGATTATTTAAACTATTCGTTGGCTGATGCAGCTGCTATCCAAGCTAGTAAATCTGCCCAAACGGATAAGAAGTATAAGGCATATGTCAGAGAGGATGTCTTCTCTTATATAAGCAGCTACAGTGATTATGGTCTGATTAAAAGTGGCAGCTGGAATGTAAGAGGTGGAGCTAGCCTAGATGATTGGATAATTGGCAAGTTCTCAACAGGAGACAAAGTAACCATTTCTTCAAAAACAGCTAAGGACAGCAGCGGCTATTACTGGTATGAAGTAGACTTCTACAAATACTATGATGAAATTGCAGCAGCAACAGCTGACAAGCCCGCCCAATACAGACTAGCATACAATTATTGGGTTAACGCTGGTCCTGCTGACATCCAATATTATTTGAATCCGGATAATTTCATTAATGATGACAAGCAGAAGCTGCAGTTCTTGAAGCTTTCAGCAAGTGCAAGTTTAAATGAAGCAGAGGTGAACGCCAAGATTCTTGTCGGCAAAGGGGTTTTTGCAGGAAAGGCGAGCTCATTTATAGAGGCAGGCAAACAGTATGGAATAAACGAGATTTACTTAATTTCTCATGCCATGCTGGAAACTGGCAATGGTTCTTCAGAGCTGGCAACAGGAGTTACCGTTTCAAGTGTTGACGGTAAGGCAGTTGAACCAATGAAGGTTTATAATATGTACGGAATAGGAGCATATGATGCATCACCGACACTAGGCGGATCAGAATATGCATACAAGCATGGCTGGACAACTCCGGAAAAAGCAATTATCGGCGGAGCAGAGTTCATCGGCAAAAATTATATTAATAATGCCACATATCAACAAGATACACTCTATAAAATGAGATGGAATTCCAGCAATCCAGGAGTGCATCAGTACGCAACAGATATAGGGTGGGCAAGCAAACAAGTGAACCGCATGAAATCCTTGTATGATTTGCTTGATTCCTATGAAATGTACTTTGAAATTCCGATATATAAATGA
- the galU gene encoding UTP--glucose-1-phosphate uridylyltransferase GalU produces MSKVRKAIIPAAGLGTRFLPATKAMPKEMLPIVDKPTIQYIVEEAVASGIEDIIIVTGKGKRAIEDHFDNAWELEENLVAKEKFDLLDKVKESSNVDIHYIRQKEPKGLGHAVWCARNFIGDEPFAVLLGDDIVDSDDPCLGQLMSQYDETLSSVIGVQVVPDSETHRYGIVDPIEGSGRRHQVKKFVEKPKQGTAPSNLAIIGRYIFTPEIFKFLEEQEVGAGGEIQLTDAIEKLNQIQRVFAYEFEGNRYDVGEQLGFIQTTIELALKRDDIKDKLEVYLKDLVGNMQDEPVNNK; encoded by the coding sequence ATGTCTAAAGTTAGAAAAGCGATAATACCAGCTGCAGGTCTTGGAACTAGATTTTTGCCGGCTACAAAAGCAATGCCAAAGGAAATGCTACCAATTGTTGACAAACCAACTATCCAATACATTGTTGAAGAAGCGGTTGCTTCAGGCATCGAAGACATTATCATTGTTACTGGAAAAGGGAAAAGAGCAATCGAGGACCATTTCGATAATGCATGGGAATTGGAAGAGAACCTAGTTGCGAAAGAGAAGTTTGACCTTCTTGATAAAGTAAAAGAATCATCCAATGTCGATATTCACTATATCCGCCAAAAAGAACCAAAAGGTTTAGGACATGCTGTATGGTGTGCAAGAAACTTTATCGGTGATGAGCCGTTTGCCGTTCTGTTAGGTGATGACATTGTGGACAGTGACGATCCGTGTTTAGGTCAGTTAATGTCCCAATACGATGAAACATTATCTTCTGTAATTGGTGTACAGGTTGTACCTGATTCAGAAACACACCGCTATGGTATCGTTGATCCGATCGAAGGATCTGGAAGAAGACACCAAGTGAAAAAATTCGTGGAGAAGCCAAAGCAAGGCACAGCTCCATCTAATTTGGCAATTATCGGTCGCTATATTTTCACTCCGGAAATTTTCAAATTCCTAGAAGAACAAGAAGTAGGCGCAGGCGGCGAGATTCAGCTGACAGATGCAATTGAAAAGCTGAACCAAATCCAAAGAGTGTTTGCATATGAGTTTGAAGGCAACAGATATGATGTTGGAGAGCAATTGGGCTTTATCCAAACAACAATCGAGCTTGCTTTAAAGCGTGATGATATTAAAGACAAATTGGAAGTATATCTGAAAGATCTTGTTGGAAACATGCAGGATGAGCCTGTTAATAATAAATAA
- a CDS encoding LytR family transcriptional regulator, with protein MRSEKPKKKKRKWLRITGLILLILLIGIGVYGYTIWNSLTSAVDSMHEPVDRETTKRTETLNLEQQEPFSVLMLGVDERDGDSGRSDTMIVMTVNPEKKSVKMLSIPRDTRTEIVGHGTTDKINHAYAFGGVAMSMDTVENFLDIPIDYYMQINMEGFKDIVDSVGGVTVNNDLDFTYEGVHFPEGEVTLNGEKALKFSRMRYEDPRGDFGRQLRQRMIIQAVLKEGASLNSLTNFDDIFAALSKNIKTNLTFDEMVNIQKNYKQAAGNIEQFTINGTGQKIDGIWYLLVDDAEKTKIQTALKDHLSVK; from the coding sequence ATGAGATCGGAAAAACCGAAAAAGAAAAAACGAAAATGGCTGCGAATCACAGGATTAATACTACTGATCCTTTTAATTGGTATTGGAGTTTATGGATATACTATATGGAATTCGTTAACTAGTGCAGTGGATTCTATGCATGAGCCTGTTGACAGAGAAACAACAAAACGGACAGAAACGTTAAATCTAGAGCAGCAGGAGCCTTTTTCCGTATTAATGCTCGGTGTCGATGAACGCGACGGTGACAGCGGAAGATCCGATACAATGATTGTTATGACCGTTAATCCAGAGAAAAAATCTGTGAAAATGCTCAGCATTCCTCGCGATACACGTACAGAAATTGTTGGACACGGAACAACAGATAAGATAAATCACGCTTATGCATTTGGTGGAGTCGCAATGTCTATGGACACTGTCGAGAACTTCCTGGATATACCTATTGATTATTATATGCAAATTAATATGGAAGGTTTTAAGGATATAGTTGATTCTGTCGGCGGAGTCACTGTAAATAATGACCTTGATTTTACGTATGAAGGTGTTCATTTCCCAGAGGGAGAGGTTACTCTTAATGGAGAAAAAGCACTTAAATTCTCGCGGATGCGTTATGAAGACCCTCGCGGAGACTTTGGACGTCAGCTAAGACAGCGCATGATCATCCAAGCAGTACTGAAGGAAGGTGCGAGTCTTAACTCATTAACAAACTTCGACGATATCTTTGCTGCTTTAAGTAAAAATATTAAAACAAACCTAACATTTGATGAAATGGTAAATATTCAAAAAAATTATAAACAAGCTGCCGGGAATATCGAGCAATTTACGATTAATGGTACAGGTCAGAAAATTGACGGTATTTGGTATTTACTCGTAGATGATGCAGAAAAAACGAAAATCCAAACAGCTTTGAAAGACCATTTGTCAGTAAAGTAA
- a CDS encoding glycosyltransferase family 2 protein gives MSNYNKKQFEAQNNIDYNNDGYYVYNKKSSIFSALKKKKEKLLTVVTPVYNAEKYLSKTVDSVINQTIGFDNVEYILVDDGSNDNSRPMLLEYAQKYQNMMVVFLKENTGTPAQPRNLGIELATAPYITFLDADDWLENNGLEVLYNILKETNDDYVVGKTIQVENKSTKIVGEHESCKERRSIQATSIPHIFQHLGPRSRMMKTSLLRDNNIRYPEMKYAEDKQFFIDVLVATKTISTTTNLIYYLNRLDENDASLTKQTSIMQKMDTNIKVIDYVKAKKLDEKTEKMILNRLYEFDCITRFFNRQHFFKSKNKQAYYDKFNEVIETTKDLSYSIEDQFFHPINKVVYNMFLNGEQDKIADLFKWDKKEKVKDIVIIENEPYMVTPFEDKKHIRVSMAGFYEEGAFGESDYVLNFHLYGDSIDNVNDIILRDRGNTENQYSFDLERIDKHHFRMTLPLTTMLEFAKGSYAIFIRYNEYQKISLIRMDYTQKMMDKKLYQFYTTINSNLGLNIK, from the coding sequence GTGTCAAACTATAATAAAAAACAATTCGAAGCACAAAACAATATTGATTATAATAATGATGGCTACTATGTCTACAATAAAAAAAGCAGCATATTCAGTGCATTGAAAAAGAAAAAGGAAAAGCTTCTGACAGTTGTTACACCTGTTTATAATGCTGAGAAATACTTAAGCAAAACAGTTGATTCTGTTATTAATCAAACAATCGGTTTTGATAATGTTGAGTATATTCTTGTTGATGACGGCTCAAATGATAATTCTCGTCCGATGCTGTTGGAATATGCGCAGAAATATCAGAATATGATGGTTGTTTTCCTTAAGGAAAATACAGGAACACCTGCACAGCCAAGGAACTTAGGGATAGAACTGGCAACGGCTCCTTATATTACTTTCCTTGATGCAGATGACTGGTTGGAGAATAACGGTCTTGAAGTTCTTTATAATATCCTGAAAGAAACTAACGATGATTATGTTGTCGGTAAAACAATCCAGGTAGAGAATAAATCTACTAAAATAGTTGGAGAGCATGAATCCTGCAAAGAAAGAAGAAGTATTCAAGCAACGTCCATTCCTCATATTTTCCAGCATTTAGGGCCGCGTTCAAGAATGATGAAGACAAGCCTGCTGAGAGATAATAATATTCGTTACCCGGAAATGAAGTATGCGGAGGACAAGCAGTTCTTTATCGATGTGCTTGTAGCAACGAAAACAATTTCAACTACAACTAATCTTATTTACTATTTGAACAGGCTTGATGAAAACGATGCTTCCTTAACGAAACAAACAAGCATCATGCAGAAAATGGATACAAACATTAAAGTAATTGACTATGTGAAGGCTAAGAAGCTTGATGAAAAAACAGAAAAGATGATTTTAAATCGTCTATATGAATTTGATTGCATCACTAGATTCTTTAATCGTCAGCATTTCTTCAAGAGTAAAAACAAGCAGGCGTATTATGATAAATTTAATGAAGTAATTGAAACAACTAAGGATCTTAGCTACTCTATTGAGGATCAATTCTTCCACCCAATCAATAAGGTCGTTTATAATATGTTCCTTAATGGGGAGCAGGATAAAATTGCGGACTTGTTTAAATGGGACAAGAAGGAAAAAGTAAAAGACATTGTTATAATTGAAAATGAGCCATATATGGTAACACCATTTGAAGACAAAAAGCATATTCGTGTTTCAATGGCAGGCTTCTATGAAGAGGGAGCTTTCGGGGAGAGCGACTATGTTTTGAACTTCCACTTATATGGTGATTCTATCGATAATGTTAATGATATTATTTTACGTGACAGGGGCAATACTGAAAATCAGTATTCCTTTGATCTTGAAAGAATTGATAAGCATCACTTCCGCATGACACTTCCATTGACAACAATGCTTGAGTTTGCGAAGGGAAGCTACGCGATATTCATCCGCTATAATGAATATCAAAAGATTAGCTTAATTCGTATGGACTATACGCAAAAAATGATGGATAAAAAGCTGTACCAGTTCTATACAACAATTAATTCAAATCTTGGCTTGAATATTAAGTAA